The DNA segment GCCGGTAGAACCGGCCGGGCTTCTCCGGAACTACTTGGTCAGGATCTTCGAGAGAACCTCGTGCACGTAGGTGTTCGCGTGCTCGCCGGTGAACGAGGACGCGTACGGGCCCGACGCGGTGACCGGCACGTTCACGCCGGTGTGGCCGCTGGTGGTCCAGTCGATGTTGAACTTGAGCGAGCTGCCCGCGATCGCGAACGGCCCGTCTTCCTTCGAGATGCCGTCGCCGGACTCGTCCGCGGTGTCCTCCGCGGCCTCGACGGTGGCGCCACCGCAGTCGTGGTCACCGGTGATGACCAGCAGCGTGTCGGGGTGCGTGGCGACGTAGGCCTTGGCGACCTTGACCGCCTTCTCGAGCTCGGCCATCGACTTGAGGACCTTCTCGCCGTTGTTCTCGTGCGAGAACTCGTCGATGCCCTCTTCCTCAACGAACAGGAAGAAGCCGTCCTTGTCGGTCTTCAGCGTGCTCAGCGCCTTGGACGTCATGTCGGCGAGCGGGACGACCGGGTTGTAGATGTCGCCCTTGCCTTCCTCGCGCTGCTGGAACATCTCCTCGTTGGAGAAGAGGCCCAGGAGCTTGCCGCCCTTGGCCGCCTTCAGCTGTGCGGCCGAGGTGACGTAGGTGTAGCCGGCCTTCTTGGCCTTGGCGATCAGGTCGCCCTTGGTGCCCTTGCTGGCCTCGGTCGGGTCCTCGGCCGGCTTGTCCGGGAACGCGCCCGGGCTGCCCGCGGGGAGCCACCAGTCCTCGCCACCGCCGAGAATGACGTCGGGCTTGCTGACCTCGAGGTACTGACGGGCGATGTCGTCCTGCTGACCGCGGTCGACGGTCTGCGAGAACCACGCGGCCGGGCTCGCGTCGGTGACCTGCGCGGTCGTGACGAGACCGGTGGCCTTGCCGGCCTTCTTGGCCTGCTCGCCCAGCGTCGCGAGCGGCTTCTTGTTGACGTCGACGCTGATCGCGCCGTTGTAGGTCTTCTGGCCGGTGGCCCACGCGGTGGCGGCGGCGGCGGAGTCGGTGATGGCGGTCTTCGGGTCGTGCGGGCTCGTGCTGAGCTGACCCGAGTAGGGCAGGCTGTCCATCGCCAGGCGACCGTCGAGGCCGGTCATCGCGAGACGGGCGGCCTCACGGTGCGCGGCCGACATGCCGTCGCCGTTGATGAAGATGACGCTCTTGGCCTTCGGGTGGCCGCCGTTCGCGTCGGCCGCGCCCACGGTCATCGTGGCGGCGCCGACGGCAGCGACTACCGCAACCGACCCGGCGAGCCAGCGCAGTCCTTTGTTCTCCACGGATCCTCCTGTGTCTATGACCCAGGTCAGGCAACACCAGCGGCAACGATGGCAACTTGCGCACATATGAACTAGATATGAATTCGTTGTAGGGACAAACGACTTCGTCTCGGTCAGCTGCGCAGTCGATGGCTGATTCAGAGTGCTTTCGCCAGCACCTCGTGGACGTGGGTGTTGGGGTGCTTGCCGGTGAACATCGACGAGAGCGGGCCGGTCGCGGTGACCGGGACGTCCACGCCCGTGTGGCCGGTCGTCGTCCAGTCGAGGCTGAACCGGCGCGGGCTGTGCGCGATCGGGAACGGCCCGTCCTCCCGCGAGACGCCGCTGCCCGACTCGTCGGTCTTCGAGTTGTCCTCGACGGTCAGGCCGCCGCACTCGTGGTCGCCGGTGACGACCACCAGCGTGTCCGGGTGCTTCGCCGCGTAGGCCTTGGCGACCGCGACCGCCTTGTCGAGCTCGCCCATCGCCTGCAGCATCCGGGTCGCGTTGTTGTGGTGCGAGAACTCGTCGATCGCTTCCTCTTCGACGAACAGGAAGAAGCCGTCCTTGTCGTTCTGCAGCACGTCGAGAGCCTTGGACGTCATGTCGGCGAGCGGAACGACCGGGTCGTAGACGTCACCCTTGCCCTCCTCGCGCTGCTGGAACATCTCCTCGTTCGCGAACAGCCCGAGCAGCTTCCCGTCGTCCGGCGCG comes from the Cryptosporangium phraense genome and includes:
- a CDS encoding alkaline phosphatase; translation: MTVGAADANGGHPKAKSVIFINGDGMSAAHREAARLAMTGLDGRLAMDSLPYSGQLSTSPHDPKTAITDSAAAATAWATGQKTYNGAISVDVNKKPLATLGEQAKKAGKATGLVTTAQVTDASPAAWFSQTVDRGQQDDIARQYLEVSKPDVILGGGEDWWLPAGSPGAFPDKPAEDPTEASKGTKGDLIAKAKKAGYTYVTSAAQLKAAKGGKLLGLFSNEEMFQQREEGKGDIYNPVVPLADMTSKALSTLKTDKDGFFLFVEEEGIDEFSHENNGEKVLKSMAELEKAVKVAKAYVATHPDTLLVITGDHDCGGATVEAAEDTADESGDGISKEDGPFAIAGSSLKFNIDWTTSGHTGVNVPVTASGPYASSFTGEHANTYVHEVLSKILTK